In the genome of Bremerella sp. P1, the window CAGTCACGGCCATACCCATGACGATCACGCCCACAGCCACGACGGACATCATCACGGTCACGCGCCCGCGTCATCGAAATCGTGCTGTGGTCATTCGCATGGGCCTGCAAAGCCGGTGGTCGCGAAGTGCGAAGAGCTTCCAGGTTCCCTTGCCGATACGTCCGACAATGCTTCGGGTGACGCAGGCGAACAGCACGAATGTGGCCTCTGTAAGTTCTTGGCTAGTTTGAAGCAGGTTACGCCACCTAGCGTGGCCATGCATCAGTGGCAATCTCTTTCGGTTGCCCAACTCAATTCTCAAGTACAACGTCCCGAGTCGAGCATCGCTCTCGCCTATCAGGGTCGAGCACCGCCAGTTTCTCTCTAAGTGGCGATCTGCCTGCGTTGGCACGCATGGAACATGGCATTCCGGATGATCTAATCCAGGCGCCCCTTGTTCCGGCAGCACAAACCAAGTCGTGCCCACGCTTCAGCAAGTTTCCTCGCCACCACTTGGCATCGGACTGCGTTACCGCTCGATAGCTCTCCGCTATTCGCGTGAGCATACGACCGATGCGATCTAACCCAAACCATCTGCATAGCAGGGCAGCTTCGCGCGAGCCACTAGGTGCTCCGCCATCCATGCTCGCAGGCACACGCAAATCAAGATTGGTAGCCCACGACCAATCGGCGCCATAACCAACGTGCGGACGCAAAGGTAATTGTATCCTGCATTTACAGCGGGAATGTGTTTCAATGTTTGAGTTTTTTGTTACAAGGTTTTCTCCCCATGATTATGAAGCTTTTTCGCAACCGTAAGGGTCAAGGTCTGGTCGAATACGGTCTGATCATCGCCGGTGTCGCCCTGATCTGTGCCGCTGCTGTTTCCGTCTTCGGTCACAAGACCAGCGATTTGATTTCCGCTGTGGCAACCGTTCTGCCAGGTGCTCATGCCGATGACAACGCTCCAATGACGAGTGGCAAACTGATTGAAACTGTCCCTGATGGCACGACCGGCGCGATTGAACTTGATGCGACGACCATCGCTGCCGGCGGCGACCGACTTGGCAACAATGTTGGGCTAGACACCCCAACTGACTTCGGTGGCCTAATTCTCGAAGCCAACTAATTACGCATACCAAGCGTACCTTTGCGTAGGACCTCCGCGGGTTCACCTTGTGTGGCCCGCGGGGGTTCTCATTTTCAAACCGAGAACTCGTTAGGCATTTCGTGA includes:
- a CDS encoding Flp family type IVb pilin translates to MIMKLFRNRKGQGLVEYGLIIAGVALICAAAVSVFGHKTSDLISAVATVLPGAHADDNAPMTSGKLIETVPDGTTGAIELDATTIAAGGDRLGNNVGLDTPTDFGGLILEAN